From a single Okeanomitos corallinicola TIOX110 genomic region:
- the cas2 gene encoding CRISPR-associated endonuclease Cas2 gives MNVVVSYDVSEDKRRTKIHNILKSYGQWVQYSIFECELTDTQYAKLRSRLNKLIKSDTDSIRFYFLCACCHGKIERIGGQQPRDHTIFFA, from the coding sequence ATGAATGTTGTTGTTTCTTATGATGTTTCTGAGGATAAACGTAGGACGAAAATTCACAATATCCTCAAGTCTTATGGTCAATGGGTGCAGTATAGTATTTTTGAGTGTGAATTGACTGATACTCAGTATGCTAAGTTGAGATCGCGTCTTAATAAACTCATTAAGTCTGATACCGATAGCATCCGTTTCTATTTTCTGTGTGCTTGCTGTCACGGTAAAATAGAAAGAATCGGTGGTCAACAACCCCGCGATCACACTATTTTCTTCGCTTGA
- the cas1d gene encoding type I-D CRISPR-associated endonuclease Cas1d — protein sequence MGTLYVSQADSFIGKVDERIHVKFEKKTIIDVAFIKLDGVVVLGRSTVSPAVVSELMNRHIPLSFIDERGHYLGRLQPEMSGNIFVRKAQWQAAGNTPQSVHIVQGFVRGKLKNYRQLLVRRQRESDHLDLAADITRLENIISAIDKTESIDSLRGLEGAGSAVYFGCFNRLIINPNFEFTKRVRRPPTDPVNSLLSFGYSLLRHDVQSAVNIVGFDPFLGYLHFDRYNRPSLVLDLMEEFRPLVVDALVLTLLNKQFLKPDDFISEPLSNAVSLTAEGRKIFLTNYEKKKQSEFKHPVMGKKCTYRESFELQARLLAKYLMGTTDKYPPLFIR from the coding sequence ATGGGTACTCTTTACGTTTCACAAGCAGATTCTTTTATTGGTAAAGTTGATGAAAGAATCCATGTCAAGTTTGAAAAGAAAACTATCATAGATGTAGCTTTTATTAAGTTAGATGGTGTGGTAGTTTTGGGTCGTTCTACAGTCTCTCCTGCTGTGGTTTCTGAATTGATGAATCGTCATATTCCTCTATCTTTTATTGATGAAAGAGGTCATTACTTAGGCAGATTACAACCGGAAATGTCTGGTAATATTTTTGTGAGAAAAGCACAATGGCAAGCAGCAGGAAATACACCCCAATCTGTTCATATTGTCCAGGGTTTTGTCCGAGGTAAATTAAAGAATTATCGTCAGCTTTTGGTACGTCGGCAACGGGAATCTGATCATCTTGATTTAGCTGCTGATATTACTCGTCTGGAAAATATAATTTCTGCAATTGATAAAACAGAAAGTATTGATTCTTTACGAGGTTTAGAAGGTGCTGGTAGTGCTGTTTATTTTGGTTGTTTCAATCGCTTAATTATTAATCCTAATTTTGAATTTACTAAGCGTGTCCGTCGTCCACCTACTGACCCGGTAAATTCATTATTGAGTTTTGGTTATTCTCTGTTACGTCATGATGTTCAAAGTGCTGTAAATATTGTGGGGTTTGATCCTTTTTTGGGATATTTACATTTTGATCGTTATAATCGTCCTTCTTTGGTGTTAGATTTAATGGAAGAATTTAGACCTTTGGTGGTTGATGCTTTGGTTTTAACTTTGTTGAATAAACAGTTTTTAAAGCCGGATGATTTTATTAGTGAACCTTTGAGTAATGCTGTTTCTCTTACTGCTGAAGGTAGAAAGATTTTTCTGACTAATTATGAAAAGAAAAAACAATCGGAGTTTAAACACCCGGTAATGGGTAAAAAATGCACTTATCGAGAATCTTTTGAATTACAAGCTAGGTTATTAGCTAAATATTTGATGGGAACAACTGATAAGTATCCTCCTTTATTTATTAGGTGA
- a CDS encoding four helix bundle protein — translation MTGDREEVRSEEEDFFMKIESHRDLIVWQKSMDMVVQVYQLSGLFPNTEIYRLTSQITRAAASVPANIAEGHARGTNKNDFAHFLSIAKGSLMETETFLMLAVRLNYLTSEQANPTLSLIIEISKMLTSLRYRILNTP, via the coding sequence GTGACAGGTGACAGAGAAGAAGTAAGAAGTGAAGAAGAGGATTTTTTTATGAAGATTGAATCACATAGAGATTTAATTGTCTGGCAAAAATCAATGGATATGGTTGTACAAGTTTATCAATTATCAGGATTATTTCCTAATACGGAAATCTATCGTTTAACGTCACAAATTACTCGCGCTGCTGCATCAGTACCCGCTAATATTGCTGAAGGTCACGCAAGAGGAACAAATAAAAACGATTTTGCTCATTTTTTATCTATAGCTAAAGGTTCATTAATGGAAACAGAAACTTTTTTAATGCTGGCAGTTAGATTAAATTATCTCACTTCAGAACAAGCAAATCCTACATTATCTCTAATCATAGAAATCAGTAAAATGCTCACTTCTCTTCGTTATCGCATCTTAAATACTCCATAA
- the cas4 gene encoding CRISPR-associated protein Cas4, which produces MSQNKQTHSLPTVTCHLSPVTYYQPVTSSDDYVNIASLNQYSYCPHRCWLIHCAGEFIDNQYTIEGTSLHERVHTMSEGNRDEIYQIRAIYLKSDQYQLIGKSDLIEFENGEFYPIEYKRGRKGEWDNDELQVCAQALCLEEMTGKNINSGYIYYAQTHQRQLVEITEELRANTIATIEAVQTLLFTGAMPKPIKTKRCNGCSLFSRCLPQAVDKVGRYQEAN; this is translated from the coding sequence ATGTCTCAAAATAAACAAACTCACTCTCTTCCTACTGTCACCTGTCACCTGTCACCTGTCACCTATTACCAACCTGTCACCTCATCTGATGATTACGTTAACATTGCTTCACTCAACCAATATTCCTATTGTCCCCATCGTTGTTGGTTGATTCATTGCGCTGGTGAATTTATTGATAATCAATACACTATTGAAGGTACAAGTTTACATGAACGAGTTCACACAATGAGCGAAGGAAACAGAGATGAAATTTACCAAATTAGGGCAATTTATCTCAAATCTGATCAATATCAATTAATTGGTAAATCGGATTTAATTGAGTTTGAAAATGGCGAATTTTACCCAATTGAATATAAACGTGGACGCAAGGGAGAATGGGATAATGATGAATTACAAGTTTGCGCTCAGGCTTTGTGTTTGGAGGAAATGACGGGTAAAAATATCAATTCTGGTTATATCTATTATGCCCAAACTCATCAACGTCAATTAGTAGAAATTACTGAAGAATTACGAGCAAATACTATTGCCACTATTGAAGCTGTACAAACTTTGCTTTTTACAGGTGCAATGCCAAAACCAATAAAAACAAAACGCTGTAATGGTTGTAGTTTATTTTCTCGTTGTTTACCCCAAGCTGTTGATAAAGTCGGACGTTATCAAGAAGCAAATTAA